A portion of the Chryseobacterium tructae genome contains these proteins:
- a CDS encoding Crp/Fnr family transcriptional regulator: MGYIREYYEQIVKLQESEWEFIAGYFHRKVYAKNEIMTQQGDTENFLSFIESGLVRFYIPDDEHGYTFSFSFEKEFTCAYDSFLTQTPSEYEMQALGETVVWQISYNDLQKIYNQTNVGNHLGRFASEKLFLAKSKRELSLLKLTAKERYLKLFTEQPELLLRVPLKYIASYIGITPQALSRIRRQIN, from the coding sequence ATGGGTTACATTAGGGAATATTACGAACAAATCGTCAAGCTACAGGAGTCCGAATGGGAATTTATCGCAGGATATTTCCATAGAAAGGTGTATGCTAAAAATGAGATCATGACTCAGCAAGGCGATACAGAAAACTTTCTGTCTTTTATCGAATCCGGATTGGTAAGGTTTTATATTCCTGATGATGAACATGGCTATACCTTTAGTTTCAGTTTTGAAAAGGAGTTCACTTGTGCCTATGATTCTTTTCTTACCCAAACACCTTCTGAATATGAGATGCAAGCATTAGGTGAAACTGTTGTATGGCAGATTTCTTACAATGACTTACAGAAAATATATAACCAAACGAATGTGGGAAATCATTTGGGACGTTTTGCTTCTGAAAAGCTATTTCTGGCCAAAAGCAAAAGAGAACTTTCTCTATTGAAGCTTACTGCCAAAGAACGTTATCTAAAATTATTCACGGAACAGCCTGAATTGTTGCTGCGTGTTCCTCTAAAATATATTGCTTCTTATATCGGAATTACTCCACAGGCTTTAAGCAGAATCCGCAGACAGATTAATTAA
- the def gene encoding peptide deformylase has protein sequence MNLPIVAYGNHILKQKCVQINKNSQEIQDLISNMWETMENSNGCGLSSSQINNPLQLFIVDSQVTFENLDTEGQLLYFEKNDKGIRETFINARIIDTSEPTWEDYEGCLSIPGLAQKVERPWEITIEYLNQNFIKQTKTFTGLTARIIQHEYDHTQGVLYIDHLKPLTKKMIESKLKKIINGNIKTGYPMKFL, from the coding sequence ATGAATTTACCTATTGTTGCCTATGGAAACCACATTTTAAAACAAAAATGTGTACAGATTAACAAAAACAGCCAGGAAATCCAGGATCTCATTTCCAATATGTGGGAAACCATGGAAAACTCTAACGGATGCGGACTTTCTTCGTCCCAGATCAATAATCCTTTACAGCTTTTTATTGTAGACAGTCAGGTTACTTTTGAAAATCTTGATACTGAAGGGCAGCTTCTTTATTTTGAAAAAAATGATAAAGGGATAAGGGAGACTTTTATCAATGCTAGGATTATTGATACTTCTGAACCTACCTGGGAAGACTATGAAGGCTGTCTAAGCATTCCCGGCCTGGCTCAAAAAGTCGAAAGACCATGGGAAATTACTATTGAATATCTTAATCAGAATTTTATCAAACAAACCAAAACATTTACCGGATTAACGGCAAGAATCATACAGCATGAGTATGACCATACGCAAGGTGTTTTATATATTGATCACTTGAAACCGCTGACCAAAAAAATGATTGAATCCAAATTGAAAAAGATCATTAATGGAAATATCAAAACAGGATATCCTATGAAGTTTTTATAA
- a CDS encoding winged helix-turn-helix transcriptional regulator has protein sequence MSKKRSECPISCSLEIWGDKWSLLIIRDLMLKKECTYGEFQKADEKIASNILATRLQNLLENGIIDKKNHPDNKLKILYHLTKKGIDLVPIIVEINLWGDQYLTIPNDRKKLLDDIKKDKEDFIKRAKAYLSDDVQ, from the coding sequence ATGAGTAAAAAAAGATCAGAATGCCCTATCAGTTGTTCCCTGGAGATCTGGGGTGATAAATGGTCATTATTAATCATCCGTGATCTGATGCTTAAGAAAGAATGTACTTATGGAGAGTTTCAGAAAGCGGATGAAAAAATTGCTTCCAATATTCTGGCAACGAGGCTTCAAAATCTATTGGAAAACGGCATCATCGATAAGAAGAACCATCCGGACAATAAATTAAAGATATTATACCATCTTACAAAAAAAGGGATTGATCTGGTTCCGATTATTGTTGAAATAAACCTTTGGGGAGATCAATATCTAACAATTCCGAATGATAGAAAGAAGCTTCTTGACGATATTAAAAAGGATAAGGAAGATTTTATTAAAAGAGCGAAGGCGTACCTTTCCGATGATGTTCAATAA
- a CDS encoding type VI secretion system Vgr family protein, whose amino-acid sequence MFQKFKGDPSKVNLPKAVNKNTADLSQGIDPKKQAKDAEQKFMNQNLVPNQPATVDKKLWDKQPTSKIHNAAAIPSSEVTGINRVVKLQIVIDGTVIKYFKHFKLVQSANKHHEFNLTLAYDVLGDAENHNMKQVQSFLGKRITAIFSYKDVENSPERNFVGVITEVGFAQDKGSLGNIVLTGFSPTMLLDAAPHTQSFGGKEPVSLNTIASEVLKEGLGENKFDFRVDAKHNNVNYSSQYEETHYNYLARIAEAYGEQFFYDGEVMHFGKLPPPENTLTLVYGSSVSDISVKMRALHVNPIFYGYNSSRNEKLQTGSSKIDHKSEVAKQAYEISKKTYTTPSLRVAPIQAVNFMDVEDSQKGTAGSNASEVFITSGTTSVPFLYPGCCANLEMRKPDSNETMYFTKIMMLNVVHEVDGRGYYEGSFDAIAADSGFIPRPQFQVPKADPQLGKVISNTDPLNQGRIQVQFDWQNHNTTHFIRMMSPDAGGTDQVTQNRGYIAIPEVGDQVVVGFVHNHPDRPFVMGGIFHGETALGGGINNHMRSIQTKSGIKVLMNDDEKSVTILDPSGNTWFMDGQGSITVTAPKNLR is encoded by the coding sequence ATGTTTCAAAAATTCAAAGGAGATCCATCCAAAGTAAATCTTCCTAAAGCTGTTAATAAAAATACAGCTGATCTTAGCCAGGGAATTGATCCAAAAAAGCAAGCTAAAGATGCAGAGCAGAAATTTATGAACCAAAATCTGGTTCCCAACCAGCCCGCTACTGTTGATAAAAAATTATGGGACAAACAACCTACCTCAAAAATCCATAATGCTGCCGCGATCCCATCAAGTGAAGTAACAGGAATCAACCGTGTTGTAAAATTACAAATTGTAATTGATGGCACTGTTATTAAATATTTTAAACACTTTAAATTAGTACAAAGTGCCAATAAGCATCATGAGTTTAACCTCACATTGGCTTATGATGTCTTGGGAGATGCAGAGAATCATAACATGAAGCAGGTACAGAGTTTTTTGGGAAAACGTATCACTGCTATTTTTAGTTACAAAGATGTAGAGAATTCTCCGGAACGGAATTTCGTGGGTGTGATTACTGAAGTGGGTTTTGCCCAGGATAAAGGAAGTCTGGGAAATATTGTCCTTACCGGTTTTAGCCCCACTATGCTTTTAGATGCGGCTCCGCATACCCAGAGTTTTGGCGGAAAAGAACCTGTAAGTCTTAATACCATTGCATCTGAAGTGCTAAAAGAAGGATTGGGTGAAAACAAATTTGATTTCAGAGTAGATGCAAAACATAATAATGTTAATTATAGTTCTCAGTACGAGGAAACCCATTACAACTATCTGGCTCGTATAGCAGAAGCGTATGGCGAACAGTTTTTTTATGATGGTGAAGTAATGCATTTTGGAAAGCTGCCACCCCCGGAAAATACACTTACCCTTGTCTATGGAAGCAGTGTAAGTGATATTAGTGTGAAGATGCGTGCCCTACACGTGAATCCAATATTCTACGGGTACAATAGCAGCAGAAATGAAAAGCTTCAGACAGGGAGTTCAAAAATTGATCATAAATCGGAAGTCGCCAAACAGGCGTACGAAATTTCAAAGAAAACATACACCACTCCCTCTTTAAGAGTAGCGCCTATTCAGGCCGTTAATTTTATGGATGTGGAAGACTCTCAAAAAGGAACTGCCGGAAGCAATGCCTCAGAAGTGTTTATCACTTCGGGGACTACTTCTGTTCCTTTTTTATATCCCGGTTGCTGTGCTAATTTGGAAATGCGCAAGCCTGATTCCAATGAAACAATGTATTTTACGAAAATAATGATGCTGAATGTGGTACATGAAGTGGATGGGCGGGGTTATTACGAAGGTAGTTTTGATGCTATAGCTGCCGACTCCGGGTTTATACCAAGACCTCAATTTCAGGTACCTAAAGCAGATCCTCAGCTAGGTAAAGTAATATCCAATACCGATCCTCTGAATCAGGGACGAATACAGGTACAGTTTGACTGGCAAAACCATAATACCACCCACTTTATAAGAATGATGAGCCCTGATGCAGGAGGAACCGATCAGGTGACCCAAAACAGAGGATACATCGCCATTCCTGAAGTTGGCGACCAGGTAGTAGTCGGATTTGTACACAATCATCCCGACAGGCCTTTTGTAATGGGAGGTATATTCCATGGGGAAACAGCATTGGGAGGTGGTATCAATAACCACATGCGCTCTATACAAACCAAAAGTGGAATTAAAGTCCTAATGAATGATGATGAAAAGAGTGTCACTATTCTGGATCCAAGTGGAAATACCTGGTTTATGGATGGACAAGGCAGTATAACGGTAACAGCTCCTAAGAATTTACGGTGA
- a CDS encoding T6SS phospholipase effector Tle1-like catalytic domain-containing protein, with the protein MANFGDYTPPPPPKGTIDIRIGVFFDGTMNNRTNTNARLGKADDKKKAAKANKRYGGDDSSYENDWSNIARLETAYTENVEKFISKIYIEGIGTEDYERDSSYFTKGAGGAFGAGTTGIIAKVLKGCEKAVEKIGLLSKNKRVNCIYLDVFGFSRGAAAARNFVYEITKEKYPATEVWDDSGDSSGGMEKRDAHNNKTELKVLPKYGHFGLKLTQAGIDVATTRVKVEFVGLFDTVSSYDPSTTGAFKNFENDVGELNLNAISKAKKIFHLVAADEHRVNFMLTKVTAAGGDEYILPGVHSDVGGSYQHDKSETVQLLDFDNVWGGRTDKDWDTILNNDLNNLIAQGWYIEKELKRPNSWHETYGIRPHLSNRYSFIPLHIMAENVNKFQEGLISLARLGEKKFIIPNGKEEKNYPLDLTAVKKRLDDYIAGKKPKMWYCTNKEIEYYRKQVAEKKMTVEKFNLLVHDHNMLLELRRKYFHWSARYGETGFEPNFEFKDKFNIHRFRKTAKDS; encoded by the coding sequence ATGGCAAACTTCGGAGATTATACACCGCCACCGCCGCCCAAGGGAACTATCGATATTAGGATTGGGGTGTTTTTTGATGGTACTATGAATAACAGGACGAATACAAACGCCAGGCTTGGAAAAGCAGATGATAAAAAGAAAGCTGCTAAAGCCAATAAACGGTATGGTGGTGATGACAGCAGCTATGAAAATGATTGGTCTAATATTGCCAGGCTGGAAACAGCCTATACTGAAAATGTCGAAAAATTTATCTCGAAAATTTATATTGAAGGAATTGGTACGGAAGACTATGAAAGAGATAGTTCCTATTTTACCAAAGGTGCAGGAGGTGCTTTTGGAGCGGGAACTACAGGTATTATTGCCAAAGTGTTAAAAGGTTGCGAAAAAGCAGTAGAGAAAATAGGATTATTATCAAAGAATAAAAGAGTCAACTGTATTTACCTTGATGTTTTTGGTTTTAGCCGGGGTGCAGCGGCAGCAAGAAACTTTGTGTATGAGATCACCAAAGAAAAATATCCTGCCACTGAAGTTTGGGATGATAGCGGTGATTCAAGTGGCGGAATGGAAAAAAGAGATGCTCATAATAACAAAACAGAGCTTAAAGTGCTTCCAAAATATGGTCATTTCGGACTAAAACTCACTCAGGCAGGTATAGATGTAGCCACAACAAGAGTAAAAGTTGAATTTGTAGGATTGTTTGATACCGTTTCGTCCTATGATCCCAGCACGACGGGAGCATTTAAAAATTTTGAAAATGATGTTGGTGAGCTCAATCTGAATGCCATTAGTAAAGCAAAAAAAATATTTCATTTGGTAGCGGCCGATGAGCACAGGGTCAATTTTATGCTTACAAAAGTAACCGCAGCCGGAGGAGATGAATATATTTTGCCGGGGGTACACAGTGATGTTGGCGGGTCTTATCAGCACGATAAATCTGAGACCGTTCAGTTGCTCGATTTTGATAATGTTTGGGGAGGGCGCACTGATAAGGACTGGGATACCATACTTAATAATGACTTAAATAATCTTATTGCCCAAGGCTGGTATATAGAAAAAGAATTGAAAAGGCCCAACAGTTGGCACGAAACTTATGGAATACGCCCACACCTCAGCAACAGATACAGTTTTATACCATTACATATCATGGCGGAAAATGTAAATAAATTTCAAGAAGGCTTAATTAGCTTAGCACGATTAGGTGAAAAGAAATTTATTATTCCCAATGGAAAAGAAGAAAAAAACTATCCTTTAGATTTAACTGCTGTAAAAAAGAGGCTGGATGATTATATTGCAGGGAAAAAGCCCAAAATGTGGTATTGTACCAACAAAGAAATAGAATATTACAGAAAACAGGTTGCAGAAAAGAAGATGACGGTCGAAAAATTTAATCTCTTGGTTCATGACCACAATATGCTGCTAGAACTAAGGCGTAAATACTTCCATTGGTCTGCCAGATATGGTGAAACAGGTTTTGAACCTAATTTTGAGTTTAAAGATAAATTTAATATTCACAGATTTAGAAAAACTGCTAAAGATTCGTAA
- a CDS encoding DUF2931 family protein: MKNYFLQLIVLLSITISCQNKMEEKFEWLPTESAPLLYPMNIYKGNLYFDDGGSVYIPCSLIAHNGWGNGGSLHTQGEDLKPVPVKLEITWASFTENKFYTGSWILPKEKMLKLFKEGVVWYRTRKKETYKEILVGCAPGGVVVVWMRGAGQQVEIGRYQAHETHVAMSDYVPENPTISQKDYFDTSKELPEVLENIKKKGGIEYGLWDSYRKKYTWRTRIEIPNHTFDNTSYEMFNGEMEELFDESLKKNEFKERAVPKLLDFIIADAKGKRTVWEFEYLDEEEIMGLFKQADPNKPIEIILRMNEDFSNRSLIFKQGDKEIPIKKVDLDNMWEYK, encoded by the coding sequence ATGAAGAATTATTTTTTACAACTTATTGTATTACTCAGTATAACAATATCATGTCAAAACAAAATGGAAGAAAAATTTGAATGGTTGCCCACCGAAAGTGCACCTCTACTCTACCCCATGAATATTTATAAAGGAAATTTATATTTTGACGATGGAGGAAGCGTTTATATACCATGTTCTCTTATCGCCCATAATGGATGGGGTAATGGCGGATCTCTACATACCCAAGGGGAAGATTTAAAACCTGTACCTGTAAAATTAGAAATTACCTGGGCATCATTTACGGAAAACAAATTCTACACAGGCAGTTGGATTTTACCGAAAGAAAAAATGCTCAAACTATTTAAAGAAGGAGTAGTATGGTATCGTACCCGAAAAAAAGAAACTTACAAAGAAATTTTGGTAGGATGTGCACCTGGAGGAGTGGTGGTCGTGTGGATGCGAGGAGCTGGGCAGCAAGTAGAGATAGGACGCTATCAGGCCCATGAGACGCATGTGGCAATGAGTGATTATGTACCTGAAAACCCGACTATAAGCCAAAAAGATTATTTTGATACAAGTAAAGAATTACCAGAAGTATTAGAAAATATAAAGAAAAAAGGAGGGATTGAGTATGGTCTTTGGGATAGTTATCGCAAAAAATATACTTGGCGTACCCGTATAGAAATTCCTAATCATACTTTTGATAATACCAGTTATGAAATGTTCAATGGAGAAATGGAAGAGTTGTTTGACGAATCCCTCAAAAAAAATGAATTTAAAGAAAGAGCAGTACCCAAATTATTAGATTTTATAATAGCTGATGCTAAAGGGAAAAGAACTGTTTGGGAATTCGAGTATTTAGATGAAGAAGAGATTATGGGTTTATTCAAACAGGCAGATCCCAATAAGCCGATAGAAATCATTTTACGCATGAATGAGGATTTCAGTAACCGTAGTTTAATTTTTAAACAAGGCGATAAAGAGATTCCGATCAAAAAAGTAGATTTAGATAATATGTGGGAATATAAATAG
- a CDS encoding DUF2931 family protein, with translation MKKILTILVLLSLMLISCQSPMKKYEWLPTANAPELYPTYIHDGHFYLEDGSSVYIPTAAANNNGWGNSGSTHSQGEDLKALPVKMDITWASFKENKFYTGSWDMPVDTLKKLFEKGTIDWRTGRASNYTEIIVNCAPGGIVVVWVYGDDQQIEVARFQAKETHIDMKVLVPGNPDVSQKEYFEVLGKLKPEFEEEFKKKGIQYDIWDIYRKKYNWRAKTEIEGHQLMNIGFKMFNGEEETIFNKNIVEPIKENPFKPRAVPKVLNFIFEDNKKLQTVFEVKPFDEEEIMGLFKQADPKQPIEIILRMKEDLSNRSLIFKQGDKEIPIKKVDLDNTWEYK, from the coding sequence ATGAAAAAAATATTAACAATTTTAGTTTTATTATCATTAATGTTAATCTCTTGCCAATCTCCAATGAAAAAATACGAATGGTTGCCCACTGCTAATGCTCCGGAGCTTTACCCAACCTATATCCATGATGGCCATTTTTATTTAGAAGATGGTAGTAGCGTTTATATTCCCACTGCTGCTGCAAATAACAATGGTTGGGGGAATTCTGGTTCTACCCATTCACAAGGCGAAGACTTAAAAGCATTGCCCGTAAAAATGGATATTACCTGGGCATCCTTTAAAGAAAATAAATTCTATACAGGCAGCTGGGATATGCCTGTTGATACCCTAAAAAAACTTTTTGAAAAAGGAACTATTGATTGGCGCACTGGTAGAGCTTCAAATTATACTGAAATAATAGTAAACTGTGCACCAGGCGGTATAGTGGTGGTTTGGGTATATGGTGATGATCAACAAATAGAAGTGGCTCGTTTTCAAGCAAAAGAAACCCATATAGATATGAAAGTTCTGGTACCTGGTAACCCTGATGTATCTCAAAAAGAATATTTTGAAGTTTTGGGAAAATTAAAACCAGAATTTGAAGAAGAGTTTAAAAAGAAAGGCATTCAATATGATATTTGGGACATTTACAGGAAAAAATATAATTGGCGTGCAAAAACCGAAATCGAGGGACATCAATTAATGAACATAGGATTTAAAATGTTCAATGGTGAAGAAGAAACCATTTTTAATAAAAACATTGTTGAACCCATTAAAGAAAACCCTTTTAAGCCAAGAGCTGTCCCTAAAGTATTAAACTTCATTTTTGAAGACAATAAAAAGCTTCAAACTGTTTTTGAAGTCAAACCGTTTGACGAAGAAGAAATTATGGGCTTATTCAAACAGGCAGATCCTAAGCAGCCAATAGAGATAATTTTGCGTATGAAAGAAGATTTAAGTAATAGAAGTTTAATTTTTAAACAAGGCGATAAAGAGATTCCGATCAAAAAAGTAGATTTAGATAATACGTGGGAATATAAATAG